ggagagatcggctgtgtgagtggtaaataccccgggggggagggagagatcggctgtgtgagtggtaaatacccgggggggggagggagagatcggctgtgtgagtggtaaatacccggggggggagagagagagatcagctgtgtgagtggtaaataacccGGGGGGGGAGAGAtatcagctgtgtgagtggtaaataaccggtaaatacccgagggggagagagatcagctgtgtgagcggtaaatacccggggggggggagagatatcagctgtgtgagtggtaaataaccggtaaatacccgggggggagagagagatcagctgtgtgagtggtaaataacccGGGGGGGAGAGAtatcagctgtgtgagtggtaaataaccggtaaatacccgggggggagagagatcagctgtgtgagcggtaaatacccgggggggggggagaaagagatcagctgtgtgagtggtaaataaccggtaaatacccgggggggagagagatcagctgtgtgagcggtaaatacccggggggggggggtagaaagagatcagctgtgtgagtggtaaatacccggggggggggggggagaaagagatcagctgtgtgagtggtaaataaccggtaaatacccgggggggagagagatcagctgtgtgagtggtaaataacaGGTAAATACCCAGGGGGGagagagatcggctgtgtgagtggtatataaccggtaaatacccggggggggggggggggaagagtgatcggctgtgtgagtggtaaatacccggggggggggagggagagattggcTGTGTGAGTGGTGAATAcccggggggggagggagagatcggctgtgtgagtggtaaatacccctgggggggggagggagagatcggctgtgtgagtggtaaatacccctggggggggagggagagatcggctgtgtgagtggtaaatacccctgggggtggggggagagatcggctgtgtgagtggtaaatacccctgggggggggagggagagatcggctgtgtgagtggtaaatacccctgggggtggggggagagatcggctgtgtgagtggtaaatacccctgggggggggagagagacatcggctgtgtgagtggtaaatagccgggtgggggggtgggttgagagatcggctgtgtgagtggtaatTAACTGGTAAATACctcgtgggggggagggagagatcggctgtgAGAGTTGTAAatgccccgggggggggggggcgggaaagatcgactgtgtgagtggtaaataccccGGGGGTAGAGAGACatcggctgtgtgagtggtaaatactccgggggggggggcggagtcggctgtgtgagtggtaaataaccggtaaatacccaggggggagagagatcagctgtgtgagaGGTAAATAACCAGTAAATACCCAGGGGGGagagagatcggctgtgtgagtggtaaataaccggtaaatacccggggggggtggggggagagagatcagctgtgtgagtggtaaataactggtaaataccccgggggggagggagagatcggctgtgtgagtggtaaataccccgggggggagggagagatcggctgtgtgagtggtaaataccccgggggggagggagagatcggctgtgtgagtggtaaatacccgggggggggagggagagatcggctgtgtgagtggtaaatacccggggggggagagagagagatcagctgtgtgagtggtaaataacccGGGGGGGGAGAGAtatcagctgtgtgagtggtaaataaccggtaaatacccgagggggagagagatcagctgtgtgagcggtaaatacccggggggggggagagatatcagctgtgtgagtggtaaataaccggtaaatacccgggggggagagagagatcagctgtgtgagtggtaaataacccGGGGGGGAGAGAtatcagctgtgtgagtggtaaataaccggtaaatacccgggggggagagagatcagctgtgtgagcggtaaatacccggggggggggggagaaagagatcagctgtgtgagtggtaaataaccggtaaatacccgggggggagagagatcagctgtgtgagcggtaaatacccgggggggggggggtagaaagagatcagctgtgtgagtggtaaatacccggggggggggggggagaaagagatcagctgtgtgagtggtaaataaccggtaaatacccgggggggagagatatcagctgtgtgagtggtaaataaccggtaaatacccgggggggggagagatcggctgtgtgagttGTAAATAccccggggggggggagggagagatcggctgtgtgagtggtaaatacccgggggggaagggagagatcggctgtgagtggtaaatacccgggggggggggagggagagatcggctgtgtgagtggtaaataccccggggggggggagggagagatcggctgtgtgagtggtaaataactgGTAAATAccccgagggggagggagagatcagctgtgtgagtggtaaatacccggggggagagagacattggctgtgtgagtggtaaataccccgggggggggagggagagatcggctgtgtgagtggtaaataactgGTAAATAccccgagggggagggagagatcagctgtgtgagtggtaaatacccggggggagagagacattggctgtgtgagtggtaaataccccgggggggggagggagagatcggctgtgtgagtggtaaataccccgggggggagggagagatcggctgtgtgagtggtaaataccccgggggggggggggagggagagatcggctgtgtgagttGTAAATaccccggggggggggggcggggaagagatcggctgtgtgagtggtaaataccccgagggggagggagagatcggctgtgtgagtggtaaataccccggggggggggggagggagagatcggctgtgtgagttGTAAATAccccggggggggggcgggggaagagatCGGCTGTGTGAGCTGTAAtaccccggtgggggggggggggagagagatcggctgtgtgagttGTAAATAccccgggggggggagggagagatcggctgtgtgagtggtaaatacccgGGGGGCAGGGAtagatcggctgtgtgagtggtaaatacccgggggggggagggagagatcggctgtgagtggtaaatacccgggggggggggagggagagatcggctgtgtgagtggtaaataccccgggggggggggggggggagggagagatcggctgtgtgagtggtaaataccccgggggggggggggagggagacatcggctgtgtgagtggtaaataactggtaaataccccgggggggggagggagagatcggctgtgtgagttGTAAATGCcccgggaggggagggagagatcggctgtgtgagtggtaaataccctgggggggcgagggagagggagagatcggCTGTGAGAGTGGTAAATAACTGGCAAATACcccggggggggagggagagatcggctgtgtgagttGTAAATAccctggggggagggagagatcggctgtgtgagtggtaaataccctggggggggagggagagatcggctgtgtgagtggtaaataccccgggggggcgagggagagatcggctgtgtgagtggtaaataccccgcggggggggagagagagatcggctgtgtgagtggtaaataccccgggggagagggagagatcggctgtgtgagtggtaaataccccgggggggagggagagatcggctgtgtgagtggtaaataccccgggggggagggagagatcggctgtgtgagtggtaaataccccgaggggggggggagggagcgatcggctgtgtgagtggtaagTACCCCgggtgggggggttgtggggggtggaggagagatcggctgtgtgagtggtaaataccccggggggggagggagagatcggctgtgtgagtggtaaataccccgggggggagggagagattggctgtgtgagtggtaaataccccggggggggagggagagattggcTGTGTGAGTTGTAAATACcccgggggggagggagagatcggctgtgtgagtggtaaataaccgGGGGGAGAGAGACatcggctgtgtgagtggtaaatgcccgggggggggagagaatggCTGTGTGAGAGGTAAATActccgggggggggagggagagatcggctgtgtgagtggtaaatacccgGGGGGAGAGAGACatcggctgtgtgagtggtaaataccccGGGGGGAGAGAGACAtgggctgtgtgagtggtaaataccccggggggggggagggagagatcggctgtgtgagtggtaaataccccgggggggggagggagagatcggctgtgtgagttGTAAATaccccggggggtggggggagagatcggctgtgtgagttGTAAATGccccgggggggggagggagagatcggctgtgtgagtggcAAATACCCGGGGGGAGAAAGACAttggctgtgtgagtggtaaataccccgggggaggggggggggtgcggtagagatcggctgtgtgagttGTAAATaccccggggggtggggggagagatcggctgtgtgagtggtaaataactgGTAAATACCCCGGggtggggggtagagggagagattGGCTGTGTGAGTTGTAAATACCCCGGGATGGTGGGCGAAGAGATCGGCTTTGTGAGTGGTAAATTCCCCGGGGGGAGAGAGACATTGGCTGTGTGGGTGGTAAATAACCGGTAAATACCCCGGGGGGGAGcgagagatcagctgtgtgagtggtaagtacctagaggagggagggagagatcggctgtgtgagtggtaaatacctagaggggggagggagagataggcTGTGAGGGGTAAATACcccgaggggggagggagagattggctgtgtgagtggtaaataccccgaggggggagggagagatcggctgtgtgagtggtaaataaccgGTAAATACCCAGGGGTAGAGAGACatcggctgtgtgagtggtaaatacccggggggggggggggaggtgggggagagattgGCTGTGTGAGTTGTAAATAcccgggggggagggagagatcggctgtgtgagtggtaaatacccggggagggagggagagatcggctgtgtgagtggtaaatagccgggtggggggagagatcggctgtgtgagttGTAAATTCCCCGGGTGGggggagagatcggctgtgtgagttGTAAAtacccggggagggagggagagatcggctgtgtgagtggtaaattctgtgtgagtggtaaattccccgggagggggggagggagagatcggctgtgtgagttGTAAATTCcccggggggtgagggagagatcggctgtgtgagtggtaaattccccggggggggggagggagagatcggctgtgtgagtggtaaattccccggggggggagggagagatcggctgtgtgagttGTAAATTCcccggggggtgagggagagatcggctgtgtgagtggtaaattcCCGGGGggggagagatcggctgtgtgagtggtgaattccccggggggggggggggagggtgagatcggctgtgtgagtggtaaataccccggggggtgggggggggagggagagatcggctgtgtgagtggtaaataccccgaggggggagggagagatcggctgtgtgagtggtaaattcCCCGGGGGAGGGGTGGGTAGGGtgagatcggctgtgtgagtggtaaataccccggggggtgggggggggagggagagatcggctgtgtgagtggtaaataccccgaggggggagggagagatcggctgtgtgagttGTAAATTCCCCGGGTGGggggagagatcggctgtgtgagttGTAAAtacccggggagggagggagagatcggctgtgtgagtggtaaataccccgaggggggagggagagatcggctgtgtgagtggtaaattccccgggtggggggagagatcggctgtgtgagttGTAAATTCCCCGGGTGGggggagagatcggctgtgtgagttGTAAAtacccggggagggagggagagatcggctgtgtgagtggtaaataccccgaggggggagggagagatcggctgtgtgagttGTAAAtacccggggagggagggagagatcggctgtgtgagtggtaaataccccgaggggggagggagagatcggctgtgtgagtggtaaattcCCCGGGGGAGGGGTGGGTAGGGTGAGATCGGCTGTGTGAGTTGTAAATTCcccggggggggagggagagatcggctgtgtgagttGTAAATTccctggggggggggcgggagagatcggctgtgtgatTGGTAAATAACCGGTAAATACCCAGGGGTAGAGAGATATCgtctgtgtgagtggtaaataccccggggggagggagagatcatCTGGAAGGACAACCGCTCTGACTTTTCCAGTGTACCCTCACAGCTGAACTCCCACCGTCCCTGCTGCCATTCCGGTCACTCCCTTCGTCGGCCTCTCATCAGTCCCTCGAAAGCTTTTTCCGACTTGTTCTTGACATGAAGTTTTCAGAGGGGAGCTCGGCGGTGTTTCGTGGCCCTTTGTGGATGCGGGCGGTTCAGTATCGCGAGGCAGGCAGGGCAGATAGAGCAGCTGCTGGCGATGGGTGCAGTCAGCGATTCGAGCagccctttctccctctcccccgtctTGAGTCCCTGTTTTCTCTGTCTCTCGCTGCAGGCTGGCACCGGACTCTCTGCTCAATCCACACCGCAGCATCCTGGGGACTGGCAATTATGATGTGAACATCCTCATTGCAGCCTTGCTGACTCGGGACCTTGCGGCTATTTGGTGGGACAAGCGCAGGTATGTCAGACCCCACCGAGTGTGTCTTTGATCTCCCGCTCCACTCACCCTTGTCTTCCAGTGCCAGGCTCCCCACTtcagtatctctccctccctccttctgtctttctccAGATCGCTCGGTACTCTGGTGCTCAGCCGAGTTCTTGGCTTCATTCTCAACGTTCCCTCCAATGTCACGCTGGGCTTCGTGTCGCTGCCCATCAGGCGCAAGCACTGGGTGGCCGTGCGACAGGTTGACGGTGTGTATTACAACCTGGATTCCAAGCTCAAGTCCCCAGTGCGAATCGGGAGCGAGGAGGAGGTGAGGTGAGCAGGGCacgaggaggggagtgggacacgGGGCGTGGCATGAGGGGAGGGCGGCATgagtgcgggagagggagaggggcatgAGGTGAGCAGGGCACAGTGAGGggcatgaggaggaggagtgggacaCGCAAAGGGACAAGGTAGCTGGGATCACGTGGTTGGCGTCTAATAGGCAGGTGTTCACATGCTTTGTTGCACCCTAACTGCGGCCAGTCCTCTCTGTAAGGCTCCGCGTTGACTGATAACCGAGCTCCCTCAGATTGTCTCTcagtgacccctctccccacagcaCCCTGTGGTACTgactatctctactgatattaatccagctgtctcacactgtcactcagtaacccctctcccccagcgccctgtatctgtactgatgtcaatccagctccctcacgctgtcactcagtaacccctctccaccCAGCGCcctatgttactgactgtatctctactgataatacagttccctcacactgtgtctcagtaacccctctcccccagcgccctgtgttactgactatatctctactgatgttaatccagttccctcacactgtctctcagtaacccctctccccccagtatgctgtgttactgactgtatctctactgatgttaatccagctccttcacactgtctctcagtaactgctCTCCccacagcaccctgtgttactgactgtatctgtgctgatgttaatgcagctccctcacattgtcactcagtaaccgctctccccccagcaccctgtgttactgactgtatctctactgatgtgatTCCAGctgcctcgcactgtcactcagtcacccctctccaccagcgccctgtgttactgactatatctctactgatgttaatccagttccctcacactatctctcagtaacccctctcccccagcgccctgtgttactgaccatctctactgatgttaatcaagctccctcacactgtcactcagtaacccctctctcccagcgccctgtgttactgcctgtatttctactgatgttaatccagctccctcacactgacactcagtaacccctctccccccaacaccctgtgttactgactgtatctctactgatgttaatccagctctctctgACTGTCACTCAGAAACCCCTCTCTCCCAgcatcctgtgttactgactgtatctcgactgatcaTCAAGCTctgtcacactgtcactcagtaacccctttccccccccccaacctgtgTTACTGACGGtacctctactgatgttaatctagctccctcacattgtcactcagtcacccctctccaCCAGCACCCTGTGATACTGACTGTATTTCTACTGATAAtcaagctctctcacactgtcactcagtaaccgctctccccccagcaccctgtgttactgactgtatctctactgataatcccgcACGCTCACACTGTCATTCAGTAACCCCTCTCCACCAGCACCCTGtgatactgactgtatctctactgatgttaatccagctccttcacactgtctctcagtaactgctctccccacagcgccctgtgttactgactgtatctgtgctgataatgcagctccctcacattgtcactcagtaaccgctctccccccagcaccctgtgttactgactgtatctctactgatgtgatTCCAGctgcctcgcactgtcactcagtcacccctctccaCCAGCACCCTGTGATACTGACTGTATTTCTACTGATAATCCCGCACGCTCACACTGTCATTCAGTAACCCCTCTCCACCAGCACCCTGtgatactgactgtatctctactgatgttaatccagctccttcacactgtcactcagtaacccctctccccccagcaccctgtgttactgacggtACCTCTACTGATGTtactccagctccctcacactgtcactcagtaactgctctccccccagcaccctgtgttactgactgtatctctctaCAGATGTTACTCCAGCTCCCTcatactgtcactcagtaacccctttcCCCCAGCttccctgtgttgctgactgtatCTACTGATTAtcaagctctctcacactgtcactcagtaactcctctcgccccagcgccctgtgttactgactgtatctccactgatgttactCCAGCTCCCTcatactgtcactcagtaacccctctctcccagcaccctgtgttactgactccgtctctactgatgttaatacaactccctcacactgtcactcagtaacccctctccccccagcaccctgtgttactgactgtatctctactgatgttaatccagctccctcacactgtcactcagtaacactTCTTCCCCCCTGCgccctgtgttgctgactgtatctctactgatgttactccagctctctctcactgtcactcaataacccctctccccccagtgccctgtgttactgactgtatctcgactgatgttagtcctgctccctcacactgtcactcagtaacccctctacccccagcaccctgtgttactgactgtatctctactgatgttaatcaagctccctcacattgtcactcagtaaccttgATTCCCCCGTGTGCCCTGtgatactgactgtatctctactgagaatcaagctctctcacactgtcactcaggaacccctctccccccagcaccctgtgttactgactgtatgtctac
This DNA window, taken from Heterodontus francisci isolate sHetFra1 chromosome 45, sHetFra1.hap1, whole genome shotgun sequence, encodes the following:
- the josd2 gene encoding josephin-2 isoform X4; this translates as MAERSPGSTLAASPSPPLPVFLLYHERQRLELCAVHSLNNLLQERLFSKEQLDRLCERLAPDSLLNPHRSILGTGNYDVNILIAALLTRDLAAIWWDKRRSLGTLVLSRVLGFILNVPSNVTLGFVSLPIRRKHWVAVRQVDGVYYNLDSKLKSPVRIGSEEEVRSFLKDQIAQEPCELLFVVERDVEQDGSWLAAL
- the josd2 gene encoding josephin-2 isoform X3, which translates into the protein MAERSPGSTLAASPSPPLPVFLLYHERQRLELCAVHSLNNLLQERLFSKEQLDRLCERLAPDSLLNPHRSILGTGNYDVNILIAALLTRDLAAIWWDKRSISPSLLLSFSRSLGTLVLSRVLGFILNVPSNVTLGFVSLPIRRKHWVAVRQVDGVYYNLDSKLKSPVRIGSEEEVRSFLKDQIAQEPCELLFVVERDVEQDGSWLAAL